From the Lactobacillus sp. PV034 genome, the window AACAAAAAACATATTGGTTGAACATTAACTATTAACTTGGTAAGTTTTAAATTTAATTCATAAAACAGCGTTTGACTCAAAAGGATTGCTTTTTTACCAATTTCTTCCCTATTTCCTCCACTACTTATCAGCATTAATAAATTATTTGGCAAAAACTCTTCTTGTCTAATCACTTCTGATAAATCTTTGCCTTGATTTAATTTCGATGCTACTTCATTACCAATGCATCCCTGTAATGAAGATTTTTCTTGTCCCTGAGCAAAATTACATATTTGTTGTAAAGAAAAACCATTTGTAATTAAAATTCCAATATCGTAAACCAATAAATATTGAATATAAAGATTAATTGTAGACCCGAGTAAAGGCAGCTTGATTAATTTTTTCAAGGAGTTATAGTCTTGCTTTTTTAATAAATAAAGAATAAAAATCCCTATTCCCATGCAAGCCACAACTATGCTTAAAAGCGCTAAAAAGATTAAATCATCTATTAAATTACGACTCGCCATTTCAGTTTTAAGAAATGTTTGTAAAGCAACCAATAAAAAAATCATCATTATAACAAGCAATGCCGGATAAGCTAATTCCGTCTTTAATTTTTTTAGCTGTTTATTTTTTAGTCTTAGGAGTTGCGTAAGTTGATCAAGACATTCAAGCAAACTTCCTTCTAAAAACGCCATGTTCAGCTGTACAGCAATATGTTTAGAGAAACCAAGTTTGTATAAAATTGTTCCTAAATTTTCTCCATTTTCTACTTTTAGATTTAAATTTTTCAATAAACTTGCTTTCTTTATCCATAAATGTGGCATCATTCGCAAACTCCAATTTAATGAAAAGCCATTTTTCAAACATTGGCTTAGATAATCTAAAAAGATTAATTGTTCTCCACTACTTAGCCTATCCTTTTTCGAAAAATGAAAATTGTTCTTCATTAATAATTTTCTCCTTTCTAAGCTTGGTAATATGTTCTTTCCAACTGATAAAATCATCTCGTTCATCATTTAGAATTGCCATTTG encodes:
- a CDS encoding type II secretion system F family protein, producing the protein MKNNFHFSKKDRLSSGEQLIFLDYLSQCLKNGFSLNWSLRMMPHLWIKKASLLKNLNLKVENGENLGTILYKLGFSKHIAVQLNMAFLEGSLLECLDQLTQLLRLKNKQLKKLKTELAYPALLVIMMIFLLVALQTFLKTEMASRNLIDDLIFLALLSIVVACMGIGIFILYLLKKQDYNSLKKLIKLPLLGSTINLYIQYLLVYDIGILITNGFSLQQICNFAQGQEKSSLQGCIGNEVASKLNQGKDLSEVIRQEEFLPNNLLMLISSGGNREEIGKKAILLSQTLFYELNLKLTKLIVNVQPICFLFIGICILGMYLKILMPMYSLLQTI